A portion of the Podospora pseudoanserina strain CBS 124.78 chromosome 2, whole genome shotgun sequence genome contains these proteins:
- a CDS encoding hypothetical protein (COG:S; EggNog:ENOG503P7QY), producing MGFIAGFTGGLTLTLSLTYLALHTHGRNREVQSTLLRSQSHTLDTLNPLSSSTLPPRKSSYITTDGTHTYIPRQTLASTTTSFLEEAKSRWNSEVIAAVNWAQSHSPAIESTASSAVVDLAHNAPAIKERVADASREGWQTAEKGLFRAEKKIGEVVERTVEKGKEVYGKAKAKVYLAEEKLEGKLEAKLEGVSEIERALAERFDQAKRERRLERTVEEVLAERYKPIDERDFGGLALI from the exons ATGGGCTTCATAGCCGGCTTC ACCGGAGGCctaaccctcaccctctccctaACCTACCTAGCCCTCCACACCCACGGCCGCAACCGCGAAGTCCaatccaccctcctccgctcccaaTCCCACaccctcgacaccctcaaccccctgtcttcttccaccctccccccccgcAAATCATcctacatcaccaccgacggCACACACACCTACATCCCCCGCCAAACcctcgcctccaccaccacctccttcctaGAAGAGGCAAAGTCCCGCTGGAACTCAGAGGTCATCGCCGCAGTAAACTGGGCCCAGTCCCACTCCCCTGCTATCGAatcaaccgcctcctccgccgtcgtCGACCTGGCGCATAATGCccccgccatcaaggagCGAGTAGCAGACGCAAGCAGAGAAGGATGGCAGACGGCTGAGAAGGGACTTTTCagagcagaaaaaaagattggggaggttgttgagaggacggtggagaaggggaaggaggtttatggaaaggcaaaggcaaaggtTTacttggcggaggagaagctggaggggaAGCTTGAGGCTAAGTTGGAGGGTGTGAGTGAGATTGAGAGGGCGCTGGCGGAGAGGTTTGACcaggcgaagagggagaggcggTTGGAGAGgactgtggaggaggttttggcggAGAGGTATAAGCCGATTGATGAgagggattttggggggttggcgcTGATctga
- the mrpl8 gene encoding 54S ribosomal protein L8, mitochondrial (EggNog:ENOG503P1YY; BUSCO:EOG09264MZ1; COG:J) — protein sequence MAGGHVKYRHLSRTSSHRQALLRNLVTELVRQESIHTTWPKAKEAQRLAEKLITYAKKNNETSRRQAQGILFTPDELMPKLFGPIRERYLNRPGGYTRVLRTMPKNKFDQGDSAILELVDGPKDMRFAITAAAVARDRKLGTGHTDITIKNIQKVTQFRPEGRDQFEEMVEKVAGLQLNMNELKDKAVKKE from the exons ATGGCCGGCGGCCACGTCAAATACCGCCACCTCTCCCGCACTTCCTCCCACCGtcaagccctcctccgcaacctcgTCACCGAGCTCGTCCGCCAGGAGTCAATCCACACAACATGGCCCAAAGCCAAAGAAGCCCAGCGCCTCGCAGAAAAGCTCATCACCTATGCCAAAAAGAACAACGAAACCAGCAGGAGACAAGCCCAAGGCATCCTCTTT ACCCCCGACGAACTAATGCCCAAACTCTTCGGCCCCATCCGCGAGCGCTACCTCAACCGCCCCGGCGGCTACACCCGCGTCCTCCGCACCATGCCCAAAAACAAGTTCGACCAGGGCGACTccgccatcctcgagctAGTCGACGGGCCAAAGGACATGAGATttgccatcaccgccgccgctgtGGCAAGAGACAGGAAATTGGGGACGGGACACACGGACATCACGATTAAAAATATCCAAAAGGTCACGCAGTTTAGGCCTGAGGGGAGGGATCAGTTTGAGGAGATGGTTGAAAAGGTTGCCGGGTTGCAGCTGAACATGAATGAGCTCAAGGACAAGGCGGTAAAGAAGGAGTAG